AAGAACGCCTCCGCATTGATCCCGAAGCCGTCCAGCTCGCCCAGGTCCTCGGTGAAGACCTGCCGATAGCCGCGCAGGGTGCGCACGAGGGTCGGGTAGACGGCCTCGTCGAAGAACAGGCGCTGGCCGGTCTCGGTGGTCGCGTCGTCCACGAGCAGCCGGGGCTCGGGCCACCGCGTGAGCCCCCCGCCGTCGGGCGACCAGTCGAGCACCGTGCACGTCGGCCCGGCGTCCAGCCCGGCGTCGCCCTGCGCCGCGCCGTCGAGCCCGGCGTCGCCGCCCGACGCGTCGTCGCAGGCCCCCAGCGCGAGCGCCACCATGATCGCGATTCCCCATCCCCGCATTCGCAGAGTCTACATGTGAGAGTCCGCTCCTCCCCGCTTGACCCCGGGGGGCGCACGCTCGAAACCCGTTGGGATGGGTCTCTTCGACGCGCTCCCCGACGAGGTCTCGGTCTACGAGGTCTCCCCCCGCGATGGCCTGCAGAACGAGGCCGTCACGGTGCCGACCACCCGGAAGGTCCGGCTCGTGGAGGCGCTCGTCGCGTCCGGGCTGAGCCGCATCGAGATCACCTCGTTCGTCTCGCCCAAGTGGGTCCCGCAGCTCGCGGACGGGGACGAGGTGGCGCGCAGCGCCCCGCGCACGGACGGCGTCACGTTCAGCGCGCTCTGCCCGAACGCGCGCGGGCTCGAGCGCGCCCGCGAGGCGAACATCGAGGAGATCGCGGTCTTCATCAGCGCGAGCGAGACGCACAACCGCAAGAACGTGAACAAGACGGTGGAGGACACCCTCGCGGGCTTCCGCGACGTGATCCGACCCGCCGTGGACCAGGGCGTGCGGGTCCGCGGGTACGTCTCGACCCTCTGGGGCTGCCCCTACGAGGGCGAGATCGACCCGCGCGAGGGGCTGCGCATCGCGCACGCGCTGATCGAGCAGGGCTGCTACCAGGTCTCGCTCGGCGACACGATCGGGGTCGGCAACCCGGTGCAGACCAAGCGCATCCTCGAGCTCTTCCTCTCGGAGATCCCGTCCGAGCAGCTCGCGCTCCACATGCACGACACCCGCGGCACCGCGCTCAGCAACATCGTGGTCGGCCTGGAAGAGGGCATCCGGACCTTCGACGCCTCCGTCGGCGGGCTCGGCGGCTGCCCCTACGCGCCCGGGGCGGCGGGCAACGTGGCCACCGAAGATCTCGTCTTCATGCTGCACGGCATGGGCGTGAAGACCGGGGTCGACCTCGAGAAGCTGGTCGCGGCCGGTCAGGTCGCCG
This genomic interval from Sandaracinaceae bacterium contains the following:
- a CDS encoding hydroxymethylglutaryl-CoA lyase, with protein sequence MGLFDALPDEVSVYEVSPRDGLQNEAVTVPTTRKVRLVEALVASGLSRIEITSFVSPKWVPQLADGDEVARSAPRTDGVTFSALCPNARGLERAREANIEEIAVFISASETHNRKNVNKTVEDTLAGFRDVIRPAVDQGVRVRGYVSTLWGCPYEGEIDPREGLRIAHALIEQGCYQVSLGDTIGVGNPVQTKRILELFLSEIPSEQLALHMHDTRGTALSNIVVGLEEGIRTFDASVGGLGGCPYAPGAAGNVATEDLVFMLHGMGVKTGVDLEKLVAAGQVAAAIVGHELPGKVHKAGVRSLSS